One segment of Theobroma cacao cultivar B97-61/B2 chromosome 9, Criollo_cocoa_genome_V2, whole genome shotgun sequence DNA contains the following:
- the LOC18587701 gene encoding early nodulin-like protein 3, producing MAAFARTLTSSLLLLFLFLNYIEAKEILVGGKTDAWKIPSSESDSLNKWAENSRFRIGDSLAWKYDGSKDSVLQVTKEDYASCNTSNPTAEYKDGNTKVKLEKSGPFYFISGAKGHCEQGQKLVVVVLSSRHKYTGISPAPSPAEIEGPAIAPTSNAAGLKAGFLVTLGVLVLGLF from the exons ATGGCTGCTTTTGCAAGAACTCTAACTTCTTCTTTGCTTCTCTTGTTTCTGTTTTTGAACTATATAGAAGCTAAGGAAATCTTGGTTGGTGGCAAGACAGACGCTTGGAAGATCCCATCCTCTGAATCGGACTCTCTCAACAAATGGGCTGAAAACTCCCGTTTCCGCATTGGCGACTCTCTCG CGTGGAAATACGACGGTAGCAAAGATTCAGTGCTGCAAGTGACTAAGGAGGATTACGCAAGCTGCAACACCTCGAATCCGACTGCAGAGTACAAGGACGGGAACACCAAGGTGAAGCTTGAGAAGTCTGGGCCATTTTACTTCATCAGTGGAGCAAAGGGTCACTGTGAGCAAGGCCAGAAGTTGGTTGTGGTCGTGTTGTCTTCAAGGCACAAGTACACTGGAATCTCCCCAGCACCTTCTCCGGCAGAGATTGAGGGTCCTGCAATTGCTCCCACAAGCAATGCTGCAGGGTTGAAGGCTGGTTTCTTGGTGACGTTGGGGGTGTTAGTTTTGGGGTTGTTTTGA
- the LOC18587700 gene encoding nuclear nucleic acid-binding protein C1D, protein MEGGSSVIPESVMDSVQTTLANVEDVRTHLLQFLSLSDPDVLAEMPPLQRAQALFSLAKATATLFTLRLRCSGVHPDDHPIKSELERLSLYEDKLQRFIDLSKAPLRPSTTLNSQAATRFIEHSLPDLTPEQRLSMRQISRGEGPKIKYSDSSVKKRKYQSSEKQSVQAAAKEFLEKAASELFGDNKGGFKGPLQADTSDDDLPLS, encoded by the exons ATGGAAGGAGGAAGCTCAGTAATCCCAGAATCTGTGATGGATTCAGTGCAGACAACGCTAGCAAACGTTGAAGACGTGAGGACCCATTTGCTCCAATTCTTGTCTCTCTCTGACCCTGATGTCCTCGCTGAAATGCCCCCTCTTCAACGCGCTCAGGCTTTGTTCTCGCTTGCCAAAGCCACTGCTACTCTTTTCACTC tGAGGTTGAGATGCAGTGGAGTGCATCCAGACGACCATCCTATTAAATCAGAGCTT GAGAGATTGAGCTTGTATGAAGACAAGTTACAGCGGTTCATAGACTTAAGTAAAG CACCATTGCGACCTTCAACTACCTTGAATTCTCAGGCAGCAACCCGTTTCATTGAGCATTCTTTACCAGACCTGACCCCTG AGCAGAGACTTAGTATGAGGCAAATCAGTAGAGGAGAGGGCCcgaaaatcaaatattcagATAGTAGTGTTAAGAAGAGAAAATACCAGTCATCTGAAAAGCAAAGTGTTCAAGCTGCTGCTAAAGAATTCCTTGAGAAGGCAGCCAGTGAGCTTTTTGGTGATAATAAAGGTGGTTTTAAGGGACCTCTGCAGGCTGATACTTCAGATGATGACCTACCTCTGAGCTGA
- the LOC18587699 gene encoding pentatricopeptide repeat-containing protein At4g31850, chloroplastic, with the protein MAVLILCSMTACCNSLSYSCILADSKVSAFSHKYVSCGGRKNGNLEVWPYGCMVSWKKRRKQRLGFYVMKNSCQMVVANGKCKNSLSSEEVLRVLKSFTDTKSALSYFKSVAELPNVVHTTETCNHMLEVLRAHRMVGAMSFVFEFMQKQIIKRDLNTYLTVFKGLDIRGGLRQAPFGLERMRNAGFVLNAYSYNGLIHLLLQSGFSREALEVYRRMVSEGLKPSLKTYSALMVASGKRRDIGTVMDLLEEMETLGLKPNVYTFTICIRVLGRAGKINEAFGILKRMDDLGCGPDVVTYTVLIDALCNTGRLDQAKEIFLKMKASSHKPDRITYITLLDKFSGCGDIDLVKEFWNEMEADGYAPDVVTFTILIEAFCKVGNLDEAFDMLEVMRNQGILPNLHTYNTLICGLLRVNRVDEAFELFTNLESLGIKPTAYTYILFINYYGKSGDHGKALETFEKMKARGIVPNVIACNASLYSLAEAGRLGEAKAIFNGLKSSGLAPDSVTYNMMMKCLSKVGQIDEAIKLLSEMLEDQCDPDVIIINSLIDMLFKAGRADEAWEMFYRMKDMKLAPSVVTYNTLISGLGKEGQVQKAIELFGSMTRHGCSPNTITFNTLLDCLCKNDEVVLALKMLYKMMTRNCSPDVRTYNTVIYGFIKENRVKDAIWVFHQMKKVLYPDYVTLCTLLPGVVKDGQIMDAFKIAQDFVYQDGIDTDRSFWEDLMGGILMEAGMDKAVLFAETLASNKICKDDSILVPLIRSLCRHKKAVLARDLFAKFTKNMGVISTPGAYNLLIDGLLEVDITEMAWDLFEEMKNIGCSPDVSTYNLLLDACGKSGSIDKLFEVYEEMICRGCKPNTITQNIVLSGLVKSNNIDKAMNMYYDLISGDFSPTPCTYGPLIDGLLKLGRLEEAKQLFEEMVDYGCKANCAIYNILMNGYGKTGDVDAACELFKRMVKEGIRPDLKSYTILVDCLCLVGRVDDAMHYFEELKLTGLDPDLVSYNLMINGLGRSGRVEEALSLFDEMRSRGISPDLYTYNSLILNLGTVGMVEQAGKFYEELQLMGLEPNVYTYNALIRGYSVSGNPDHAYAVYKQMMVGGCSPNRGTFAQLPNQS; encoded by the coding sequence ATGGCTGTTTTAATACTTTGCTCAATGACTGCTTGCTGCAATAGTCTCAGTTACAGTTGCATTTTAGCTGATAGTAAAGTTTCTGCTTTTAGCCATAAATATGTCTCCTGTGGAGGTAGAAAGAATGGAAATTTGGAGGTTTGGCCATATGGGTGTATGGTGAGTTGGAAGAAACGTAGAAAACAACGATTGGGTTTCTATGTGATGAAAAATTCATGTCAAATGGTGGTGGCaaatggaaaatgcaaaaatagTTTGTCTTCTGAGGAAGTTTTGAGAGTTCTCAAGTCGTTTACGGACACAAAATCtgctctttcttattttaagtCAGTTGCAGAGTTGCCCAATGTTGTTCATACCACTGAAACTTGTAATCATATGCTTGAAGTCTTGAGAGCTCACAGAATGGTGGGGGCTATGTCTTTTGTGTTTGAATTTATGCAAAAGCAAATCATCAAGAGGGACTTGAATACATATTTGACTGTTTTTAAGGGTCTTGATATCAGAGGTGGTCTTCGGCAAGCACCATTTGGACTTGAGAGAATGAGAAATGCTGGGTTCGTTCTGAATGCATATTCATATAATGGGTTAATCCATTTGCTACTTCAATCTGGGTTTTCGAGGGAGGCTCTGGAGGTGTATAGAAGAATGGTCTCTGAAGGTCTAAAGCCTAGTCTTAAGACTTACTCAGCTCTCATGGTAGCGTCTGGGAAGAGAAGGGATATTGGAACAGTTATGGATTTGCTAGAAGAAATGGAGACTCTGGGATTGAAGCCAAACGTTTACACTTTTACAATATGCATTAGAGTGCTTGGTAGGGCTGGGAAAATCAATGAGGCATTTGGGATCTTGAAGAGAATGGATGATCTGGGGTGTGGGCCTGATGTTGTTACTTATACTGTTCTAATTGATGCTCTTTGTAATACTGGCAGACTTGATCAAGCCAAGGAAATATTCTTAAAGATGAAAGCTAGCAGCCATAAACCTGACAGAATAACCTACATTACTTTGTTGGACAAGTTTAGTGGCTGTGGAGACATAGACTTAGTTAAAGAATTTTGGAACGAAATGGAAGCTGATGGTTATGCTCCTGATGTGGTTACGTTCACCATACTTATTGAAGCTTTCTGCAAAGTCGGAAATTTAGATGAAGCTTTTGATATGTTGGAGGTCATGAGAAATCAAGGGATCTTGCCTAATCTTCACACTTACAACACATTAATTTGTGGACTATTGAGGGTAAATAGGGTTGATGAGGCATTTGAACTTTTTACTAATTTGGAATCTCTAGGCATTAAACCTACTGCTTATACATACATCCTTTTCATTAACTATTATGGAAAGTCTGGTGACCATGGCAAAGCTCTTGAGACCTTTGAGAAGATGAAGGCTAGAGGAATTGTTCCTAATGTTATTGCTTGCAATGCATCTTTGTATAGTCTTGCTGAAGCGGGAAGGCTTGGCGAAGCAAAAGCTATTTTTAATGGGCTTAAAAGTAGCGGGCTTGCTCCTGATTCTGTGACCTATAACATGATGATGAAGTGCTTGAGTAAAGTTGGGCAAATAGATGAAGCCATTAAGTTACTGTCTGAGATGCTGGAAGATCAGTGTGATCCTGATGTGATTATCATTAATTCTTTGATTGACATGCTTTTCAAGGCTGGCCGTGCAGATGAGGCATGGGAAATGTTTTACAGAATGAAGGACATGAAGCTTGCTCCTTCAGTTGTCACCTACAACACATTAATATCTGGGTTAGGGAAAGAGGGTCAAGTCCAAAAGGCAATTGAATTGTTTGGGAGTATGACCAGACATGGGTGTTCCCCTAACACAATAACTTTCAACACCCTCCTGGATTGCCTTTGCAAGAATGATGAGGTTGTTTTGGCTTTGAAAATGCTATATAAAATGATGACAAGGAATTGTAGTCCTGATGTTCGGACTTACAACACTGTTATTTATGGCTTTATTAAAGAAAACAGAGTTAAGGATGCAATTTGGGTCTTCCATCAGATGAAGAAGGTGCTTTACCCTGATTACGTGACTTTGTGCACCCTTCTTCCTGGTGTTGTAAAGGATGGGCAGATTATGGATGCGTTCAAGATTGCTCAGGACTTTGTTTATCAGGATGGGATTGATACAGACAGATCCTTTTGGGAAGATTTAATGGGTGGGATTTTGATGGAAGCTGGAATGGATAAAGCAGTTCTATTTGCTGAGACATTGGCAAGCAATAAGATCTGTAAGGATGACTCTATTTTGGTACCTCTGATTAGAAGTTTGTGTAGGCATAAGAAAGCTGTTCTTGCAAGAGATTTATTTGCAAAGTTCACCAAAAATATGGGGGTTATCTCAACACCAGGAGCATATAATTTGTTAATTGATGGGCTACTTGAAGTGGATATCACTGAAATGGCTTGGGACCTTTTCGAGGAGatgaagaacattggttgttCTCCGGATGTTTCCACCTATAACTTGTTGCTTGATGCTTGCGGGAAGTCTGGGAGTATTGATAAACTTTTTGAAGTGTATGAAGAGATGATTTGTCGTGGATGCAAGCCTAATACTATAACTCAGAATATAGTCCTGTCTGGTCTTGTGAAATCGAACAACATAGACAAGGCTATGAATATGTATTATGATCTCATAAGTGGTGATTTCTCTCCAACTCCTTGTACATATGGGCCTCTTATAGATGGACTTCTGAAATTGGGAAGACTTGAGGAAGCAAAGCAATTGTTTGAGGAGATGGTAGACTACGGATGCAAAGCTAACTGTGCTATTTATAATATTCTTATGAATGGATATGGAAAAACAGGTGATGTGGATGCCGCTTGTGAGTTATTTAAAAGGATGGTTAAGGAGGGGATAAGACCAGACTTGAAGTCGTACACTATTCTCGTAGATTGCCTCTGCTTGGTGGGAAGAGTAGATGATGCTATGCACTATTTTGAGGAACTGAAGTTAACTGGCCTTGATCCTGACTTGGTATCTTATAACCTTATGATTAATGGGCTTGGAAGGTCAGGTAGGGTAGAGGAAGCTCTCTCCCTTTTTGACGAAATGCGGAGTAGGGGTATAAGTCCTGATCTTTACACTTACAATTCCCTAATACTCAATCTGGGGACTGTTGGAATGGTGGAGCAAGCAGGGAAGTTTTACGAAGAACTACAACTAATGGGTCTTGAGCCCAATGTATACACCTATAATGCTCTAATTCGAGGGTACAGTGTGTCTGGAAACCCTGACCATGCCTATGCAGTCTACAAACAGATGATGGTTGGGGGCTGCAGCCCAAACAGGGGAACATTTGCACAGCTTCCTAATCAATCTTGA
- the LOC18587698 gene encoding uncharacterized protein LOC18587698 isoform X2 yields the protein MKRASLNSRQRYNSVVEEDKARLKHQNLLQEFLELQKEFVSKKKKLQTVNQKRETLLAEVRFLRQRFSYLSMIKSQENELQQGSVQSQNPYVQSKMIAKDHGIKEAVGSKPCSLPNLDPNVVHEEGDGRSQVDVQASLRKEKRENCLINGKRVGKKKISWQDQVALKV from the exons atgaaaaGGGCTTCTCTCAATTCTCGTCAGCGATACAACTCTGTTGTTGAGGAAGATAAGGCTAGATTGAAGCATCAAAACCTACTGCAGGAGTTCTTGGAATTGCAAAAG GAATTTGTttcgaagaagaagaagttgcagACAGTGAACCAGAAGCGAGAAACCCTTTTGGCTGAAGTTCG ATTCTTAAGACAGAGGTTCAGCTATTTATCAATGATCAAGTCTCAAGAAAATGAACTACAGCAAGGTTCCGTTCAATCTCAGAATCCATACGTGCAAAGCAAAATGATTGCTAAGGATCATGGCATCAAAGAAGCTGTTGGGAGCAAACCATGTTCTCTTCCAAACTTAGACCCGAATGTG GTTCATGAAGAAGGGGATGGGAGAAGTCAAGTAGATGTTCAAGCATCATTGAGAAAGGAGAAGCGTGAAAACTGTTTGATTAATGGCAAAAGAGTtgggaagaagaaaatttcatGGCAAGATCAGGTGGCTTTGAAGGTCTAA
- the LOC18587702 gene encoding transmembrane 9 superfamily member 8 produces the protein MESRSRSKDKSTTSMISAVLFLFLIHGAHCFYLPGVAPEDFQKGDPLKVKVNKLTSIKTQLPYSYYSLPFCLPKKIVDSAENLGEVLRGDRIENSRFVFKMREPQMCAVLCQITLDAKTAKHFKEKIDDEYRVNMILDNLPLVVPIRRLDQEAPTVYQLGYHIGLKGQYSGSKEEKYFVHNHLAFTVKYHRDQQTDSARIVGFEVKPYSVRHEYEGKWSEKTRLTTCDPHTKRTVVNSNTPQEVEAGKDIIFTYDVEYQESEVKWASRWDAYLLMSDDQIHWFSIVNSLMIVLFLSGMVAMIMLRTLYRDISKYNELETQEEAQEETGWKLVHGDVFRPPSNSDLLCVYVGTGVQFLGMVLVTMIFAILGFLSPSNRGGLMTAMLLLWVFMGIFAGYASTRLYKMFKGAEWKKIALRTAFMFPAIVFAIFFVLNALIWGQESSGAVPFGTMFALVLLWFGISVPLVFVGGYVGFKKPAIEDPVKTNKIPRQIPEQAWYMNPIFSILIGGILPFGAVFIELFFILTSIWLNQFYYIFGFLFLVFIILLITCAEITIVLCYFQLCSEDYLWWWRSYLTSGSSALYLFLYATFYFFTKLEITKLVSGLLYFGYMLIASYAFFVLTGTIGFYACFWFTRLIYSSVKID, from the exons ATGGAATCTCGATCGAGATCTAAGGACAAATCGACGACGTCGATGATCTCGGCGGTTCTCTTCCTGTTTCTCATCCACGGCGCTCACTGCTTTTATCTCCCTGGCGTCGCCCCCGAGGACTTCCAGAAG GGGGATCCTTTGAAGGTGAAAGTGAACAAATTGACTTCTATAAAGACACAACTTCCTTACTCATACTATTCACTTCCTTTTTGTTTACCAAAAAAGATCGTGGACAGTGCAGAGAATCTTGGGGAAGTGCTTCGCGGTGATCGTATTGAAAATTCTCGTTTTGTG TTTAAAATGCGGGAGCCACAAATGTGTGCTGTTCTTTGCCAAATTACACTTGATGCCAAAACTGCAAAGCATTTTAAGGAGAAGATTGATGATGAATATCGAGTCAATAT GATCCTTGATAACCTTCCCCTTGTTGTTCCCATAAGAAGGTTAGATCAGGAGGCTCCTACTGTTTATCAGCTTGGCTACCATATTGGGCTCAAAGGCCAATACAGTGGG AGCAAGGAGGAAAAATATTTCGTTCACAACCATTTGGCATTTACCGTCAAGTATCATAGGGATCAGCAAACTGACTCTGCTAGAATTGTGGGATTTGAGGTTAAGCCATACAG TGTTAGACATGAATATGAGGGGAAATGGAGTGAGAAGACTCGTTTGACAACATGTGACCCCCATACTAAACGCACGGTTGTTAATTCTAACACTCCTCAAGAAGTTGAAGCAGGCAAGGATATTATATTCACATATGATGTTGAATACCAG GAGAGTGAAGTGAAGTGGGCATCTAGATGGGATGCATATCTTTTAATGAGTGATGACCAAATACACTGGTTCTCAATTGTCAATTCCTTGATGATTGTTCTCTTCCTTTCGGGCATGGTAGCAATGATTATGCTACGAACACTTTACCGTGACATTTCGAAGTATAATGAACTTGAGACTCAGGAAGAAGCACAAGAAGAGACTGGATGGAAGCTTGTCCATGGGGATGTCTTCAGGCCTCCATCTAACTCTGATCTTCTCTGTGTCTATGTTGGAACTGGTGTTCAATTTTTGGGCATGGTACTTGTTACCATGATCTTTGCTATTCTTGGATTTCTTTCCCCTTCGAACCGTGGTGGTCTTATGACAGCTATGCTCTTACTTTGGGTCTTCATGGGCATTTTTGCTGGCTATGCCTCCACCCGTCTATACAAAATGTTTAAAGGGGCAGAGTGGAAGAAAATAGCTCTCAGGACTGCATTCATGTTTCCAGCTATTGTCTTTGCCATTTTCTTTGTCTTAAATGCTCTCATATGGGGACAGGAATCTTCTGGGGCTGTACCATTTGGGACAATGTTTGCTCTGGTCCTCCTATGGTTTGGAATTTCAGTTCCACTTGTTTTTGTCGGTGGTTATGTGGGGTTCAAGAAGCCAGCAATTGAGGATCCTGTGAAGACAAATAAAATTCCAAGGCAAATCCCTGAGCAGGCTTGGTATATGAACCCAATTTTCTCTATTCTGATTGGAGGAATACTTCCATTTGGAGCCGTTTTCATCGAACTGTTCTTCATTCTTACCTCAATCTGGCTGAATCAGTTCTACTACATCTTTGGTTTCCTGTTCTTGGTCTTCATTATCCTCCTTATCACTTGTGCTGAAATAACCATTGTGCTTTGCTACTTCCAGTTATGCAGTGAAGATTATCTGTGGTGGTGGAGGTCATATCTCACATCAGGCTCCTCAGCCTTGTACCTCTTCCTCTACGCTACATTCTACTTCTTCACAAAGCTTGAGATCACTAAGCTGGTTTCTGGGCTCCTATACTTTGGATACATGCTTATTGCTTCATATGCATTTTTTGTGCTAACCGGCACCATTGGATTTTATGCATGCTTTTGGTTCACAAGGCTTATCTACTCATCTGTCAAGATCGATTAA
- the LOC108663468 gene encoding uncharacterized protein LOC108663468 → MAKVEDWSKNADTHKMSPEEVRAAGVEASKRPPGHHPGEVLHQRRKLPAPMTTMTIGGLLITAAVGYSVLYYRKKREATALDVAKVATGVADPEDTHPRK, encoded by the coding sequence ATGGCAAAGGTGGAAGATTGGAGCAAAAACGCAGACACCCACAAGATGAGCCCCGAAGAGGTAAGAGCAGCAGGCGTGGAAGCATCCAAGAGGCCACCAGGCCACCACCCTGGTGAAGTGCTGCACCAGAGACGCAAGCTTCCCGCCCCCATGACTACCATGACCATTGGCGGCCTCCTCATCACTGCCGCCGTAGGGTACTCCGTGTTGTACTACAGAAAAAAGCGTGAAGCCACTGCCCTTGATGTTGCCAAGGTAGCCACAGGGGTTGCTGACCCTGAGGACACTCATCCCAGGAAGTAG
- the LOC18587698 gene encoding uncharacterized protein LOC18587698 isoform X1 — MKRASLNSRQRYNSVVEEDKARLKHQNLLQEFLELQKEFVSKKKKLQTVNQKRETLLAEVRFLRQRFSYLSMIKSQENELQQGSVQSQNPYVQSKMIAKDHGIKEAVGSKPCSLPNLDPNVFHLQVHEEGDGRSQVDVQASLRKEKRENCLINGKRVGKKKISWQDQVALKV; from the exons atgaaaaGGGCTTCTCTCAATTCTCGTCAGCGATACAACTCTGTTGTTGAGGAAGATAAGGCTAGATTGAAGCATCAAAACCTACTGCAGGAGTTCTTGGAATTGCAAAAG GAATTTGTttcgaagaagaagaagttgcagACAGTGAACCAGAAGCGAGAAACCCTTTTGGCTGAAGTTCG ATTCTTAAGACAGAGGTTCAGCTATTTATCAATGATCAAGTCTCAAGAAAATGAACTACAGCAAGGTTCCGTTCAATCTCAGAATCCATACGTGCAAAGCAAAATGATTGCTAAGGATCATGGCATCAAAGAAGCTGTTGGGAGCAAACCATGTTCTCTTCCAAACTTAGACCCGAATGTG TTTCACTTGCAGGTTCATGAAGAAGGGGATGGGAGAAGTCAAGTAGATGTTCAAGCATCATTGAGAAAGGAGAAGCGTGAAAACTGTTTGATTAATGGCAAAAGAGTtgggaagaagaaaatttcatGGCAAGATCAGGTGGCTTTGAAGGTCTAA